The window TGGACCTCGCTTAGTACTAGTCTGTTTGGTCGGGGCGTAGGCACTTCAACAGGGGTTGGCTGGGCCCTTTCTTGAACAACTGGCCTTGTATTACCGCATAATTGGCCGCTTCTCTTCTTAACGCCTTTGCCACTTTGTCGTCCTCGGGGAGTACTCCCTTTTCCAAGAAATCCATGATTAGGTTCATCCAGGATGGAGGGTCGGTTGCCTGCGCCACGTGCAGGGTCACCGTCGGTTCCTTTACTAAGCCTTGTATCAGAGATCGGTTCCCGGTTCCTGGTTTGGTGCTTGCTAGCTTTGATAAGAGGTCCGCTCGGGTGTTCCTTTCTCTTGGTACGTGATGCACCATTATCTCGTCAAACTCCTCACTTAGTTTTCTGACTCTCGCCAGATATTTC is drawn from Arachis hypogaea cultivar Tifrunner chromosome 12, arahy.Tifrunner.gnm2.J5K5, whole genome shotgun sequence and contains these coding sequences:
- the LOC140176646 gene encoding uncharacterized protein, yielding MGAYQARDSLLQKYLARVRKLSEEFDEIMVHHVPRERNTRADLLSKLASTKPGTGNRSLIQGLVKEPTVTLHVAQATDPPSWMNLIMDFLEKGVLPEDDKVAKALRREAANYAVIQGQLFKKGPSQPLLKCLRPDQTD